The proteins below are encoded in one region of Saccopteryx leptura isolate mSacLep1 chromosome 1, mSacLep1_pri_phased_curated, whole genome shotgun sequence:
- the LOC136384980 gene encoding NKG2-A/NKG2-B type II integral membrane protein-like, with protein MNNEEVTYADLNLVNDSKRQQVQHKGIKCSSSVTEQEVTYADFNLQNASEDLQKTEKNDHCKDSPSPPGKLIAGVLGVICLVLMSTVVTVAVIPSNGNQKNNSSLTTKNQSACHCGQYTKEWLLYSNNCYYISTERKAWTESLTACASKNSSLLYIDSEEEVKFLSSILPPSWIRVFHNSSDHLWVWIDGSTSKLNVAELSSGEGHCAVLTQYGLTSCRCGSPKTYIYKHKL; from the exons ATGAACAACGAAGAAGTAACCTATGCAGACTTGAATCTGGTTAATGATTCAAAGAGGCAGCAAGTACAACATAAGGGCATCAAATGTTCCAGTTCAGTAACTGAGCAGGAAGTAACCTATGCAGACTTTAATCTTCAAAATGCTTCTGAGGATCTTCAAAAGACTGAAAAGAATGACCATTGCAAAG ATTCCCCATCACCTCCAGGGAAGCTCATTGCTGGGGTGCTGGGAGTCATCTGCCTTGTCCTGATGTCCACTGTGGTAACTGTAGCTGTTATTCCCT ctaatggAAACCAGAAGAATAATTCTTCCTTGACAACCAAGAACCAG TCAGCATGTCACTGTGGTCAATATACAAAGGAGTGGTTACTATATTCCAACAACTGCTATTACATTAGTACTGAAAGAAAGGCCTGGACTGAGAGTCTGACGGCCTGTGCTTCCAAGAACTCTAGCCTGCTCTACATAGATAGTGAAGAGGAAGTG AAATTTCTGAGTTCCATATTGCCTCCATCATGGATTAGAGTCTTTCATAACAGCAGTGATCATCTATGGGTGTGGATAGATGGTTCAACTTCCAAACTGAA TGTAGCAGAGTTGTCATCTGGTGAAGGTCACTGTGCTGTGCTAACCCAATATGGCCTCACATCATGTAGGTGTGGATCTccaaaaacatatatttacaaGCATAAACTTTAG